A genomic segment from Clostridium pasteurianum BC1 encodes:
- the cobT gene encoding nicotinate-nucleotide--dimethylbenzimidazole phosphoribosyltransferase, producing the protein MDLLTETLENITPLYGEKVILAKKRLDSLAKPIGSLGGLEEIAWRMAGITGKIKNSIKKKNTIIMCADNGVVEEGVSSCPKNLTAIVTENFTKGLSGVCVLSAQEKADITVVDIGVDYNFNNHAIINKKIAHGTKNMKKGPAMTRNQAITAIETGIEIVDDLVKKGYDIFGTGEMGIGNTSTSAAVLNVLLDIDLQYVCGKGSGITDEMLENKKNVIRESIILNRPDKSDVIDVLSKVGGFDIAGLCGCFLGAAKNRVPIVIDGFIASVAAICAYRLNKNAREFMFPSHLSMEPGAAHIMKELNIKPFLHMEMRLGEGSGCPLAFNIIDASLAIMNNMKTFQELKMETDYLVDIR; encoded by the coding sequence ATGGATTTATTAACTGAAACATTAGAAAATATAACGCCACTATATGGTGAAAAAGTTATTCTTGCAAAGAAAAGACTTGATTCTTTGGCAAAGCCTATTGGAAGTCTTGGTGGACTCGAAGAAATAGCCTGGAGAATGGCTGGAATAACAGGAAAAATTAAAAATAGTATAAAAAAGAAAAATACAATCATAATGTGTGCTGACAATGGTGTAGTGGAGGAGGGGGTTAGTTCCTGCCCTAAAAACTTAACAGCTATTGTAACGGAAAATTTTACTAAAGGTTTATCAGGTGTCTGTGTGCTTTCAGCACAGGAAAAAGCTGATATAACTGTTGTGGATATAGGAGTAGATTATAATTTTAACAACCATGCCATAATTAATAAAAAGATTGCCCATGGAACTAAAAATATGAAAAAGGGCCCGGCAATGACTAGAAATCAAGCAATTACAGCTATAGAAACTGGTATAGAAATAGTTGATGATTTAGTGAAGAAGGGCTATGATATTTTTGGTACAGGAGAAATGGGAATTGGTAATACTTCTACCAGTGCAGCAGTATTAAATGTACTTTTAGATATTGATTTACAATATGTTTGTGGAAAGGGCTCCGGTATTACGGATGAAATGCTTGAAAATAAAAAAAATGTTATAAGAGAATCTATTATACTTAACAGGCCAGATAAAAGTGATGTAATAGATGTATTATCAAAGGTAGGTGGATTTGATATTGCTGGACTATGCGGATGCTTTTTAGGCGCAGCTAAAAATAGAGTACCAATTGTTATAGATGGCTTTATAGCCTCTGTGGCAGCCATTTGTGCATACAGGCTGAATAAAAATGCTAGAGAATTTATGTTTCCATCTCATTTATCAATGGAGCCTGGAGCAGCACATATAATGAAGGAACTCAATATAAAGCCATTTTTACATATGGAAATGAGGCTTGGTGAAGGTTCAGGATGCCCACTGGCTTTTAATATAATAGATGCCTCTTTGGCTATAATGAATAATATGAAGACCTTTCAGGAATTAAAAATGGAAACAGATTATTTAGTAGATATAAGGTGA
- a CDS encoding PrkA family serine protein kinase, with the protein MEFRDLIQNDRESKSNTKFEGTFLDYLDIVKKNPDIAQLAHKRLYDIIVKSGFDVLKPEENPRIRKIYGNDVIKRYNFFKDDFFGIDKVVMKIVNYFYSAAMRGEESRQVLYLVGPVGAGKSSLVDALKKSLESAPPIYHLKGCPLHEEPLHLIPNHLRKKFNDLLGLEIEGDLCPACKYKLLHEYDGEYEKFPVVTSTFSIRSRKGIGVVPPVDPNNQDTSILTGSVDISKMDMYSEDDPRIFSLNGAFNVGNRGLVEFIEVFKNDVEYLHTIITATQEKSVPSPGKGSMIYFDGIILAHSNEAEWNRFKSDHTNEAILDRIVKVEVPYCLELNEEVKIYNKILNKSKFKAHIAPHTIETAAEFAILSRLKPSNKADPLTKLKIYNGEDIVEKGTTKKIDISELREEAGLDEGMHGISTRFIIKAIDNALSVSEYDCINPLSIMESIIRSVKDLDIAEDEKKKYLGFIQDTIRKEYNKTLEKEVTKAFINSFREQAESLFDNYLDNAEAFVNKTKLKDKSTGEELQPDDKFMRSIEEQIGVSENSAKGFRSDVTSYMFYVVRNGGKIDYTSYEPLKEAIEKKLTTSVKDLSRIITKSRVRDEEQDEKYNAMVEQMKENGYCVYCCDVILKYAANNLWKD; encoded by the coding sequence ATGGAATTTAGAGACTTAATACAAAATGACAGAGAAAGTAAAAGCAATACAAAATTTGAAGGTACATTTTTGGATTATCTTGATATTGTGAAGAAAAATCCAGATATAGCACAACTAGCACATAAAAGGTTATATGACATAATCGTTAAAAGTGGTTTTGATGTATTAAAGCCAGAAGAAAATCCTAGGATAAGAAAGATATATGGAAATGATGTTATCAAAAGATACAATTTCTTTAAAGATGATTTTTTTGGAATAGATAAAGTTGTTATGAAGATAGTAAATTATTTTTATTCTGCTGCTATGAGAGGTGAAGAATCAAGACAGGTATTATATTTAGTAGGGCCAGTTGGAGCAGGAAAGTCATCCTTAGTAGATGCACTTAAAAAATCTTTAGAATCTGCTCCTCCTATTTATCATTTGAAGGGCTGCCCTTTACATGAAGAACCCTTACATTTAATACCTAATCACCTTAGAAAAAAATTCAATGACCTTTTAGGTTTAGAAATTGAAGGGGATTTGTGCCCAGCATGCAAATATAAATTATTACATGAATATGATGGTGAATATGAAAAGTTCCCTGTGGTAACTAGTACTTTTTCTATAAGATCAAGAAAGGGAATAGGGGTTGTGCCACCGGTAGATCCAAATAACCAAGATACGTCAATTTTGACAGGTTCTGTTGATATTTCCAAGATGGATATGTATTCAGAGGATGATCCTAGAATATTTTCTTTGAATGGAGCTTTTAATGTAGGTAACAGAGGACTTGTAGAATTTATAGAAGTATTCAAAAATGATGTGGAATATTTACACACTATTATAACTGCTACTCAAGAGAAGTCTGTGCCTTCACCAGGAAAGGGTTCAATGATATATTTTGATGGTATAATTCTTGCCCATTCCAATGAAGCTGAGTGGAATAGATTTAAGTCAGATCATACAAATGAAGCTATACTGGATAGAATTGTTAAAGTGGAGGTACCTTATTGCTTAGAATTAAATGAGGAAGTAAAAATATATAATAAAATACTTAATAAGAGTAAGTTCAAGGCACATATAGCACCACATACTATAGAAACAGCAGCAGAATTTGCTATATTGAGTAGATTAAAGCCTTCGAACAAGGCAGACCCGCTTACTAAACTTAAGATATATAATGGAGAAGATATTGTAGAAAAGGGAACTACTAAAAAAATAGATATTTCTGAACTTAGAGAAGAAGCAGGTCTTGATGAAGGTATGCATGGTATTTCCACAAGATTTATAATAAAAGCCATAGATAACGCTCTTTCAGTTTCTGAATATGATTGCATAAATCCACTAAGTATTATGGAGAGTATAATTAGATCCGTTAAAGATCTAGACATAGCAGAGGATGAAAAGAAAAAGTATTTAGGCTTTATACAGGATACAATCAGAAAAGAATATAACAAGACTTTAGAGAAAGAAGTAACTAAAGCTTTTATAAATAGCTTTAGAGAACAGGCAGAAAGCTTATTTGATAATTACCTGGATAATGCAGAGGCTTTTGTAAACAAGACAAAACTTAAAGACAAATCTACTGGAGAAGAACTTCAACCAGATGATAAATTTATGAGATCTATAGAAGAGCAGATTGGAGTATCAGAAAATTCGGCTAAGGGATTTAGAAGTGATGTTACTTCATATATGTTCTATGTAGTTAGAAATGGAGGTAAAATTGATTATACTTCCTATGAACCTTTAAAGGAAGCTATAGAAAAGAAATTAACTACTTCTGTGAAGGATCTATCAAGAATAATAACTAAATCAAGAGTGCGAGATGAAGAGCAAGATGAGAAATATAATGCTATGGTGGAGCAGATGAAAGAAAATGGTTATTGCGTTTACTGCTGCGATGTTATATTAAAATATGCTGCCAATAATTTATGGAAGGATTGA
- a CDS encoding histidine phosphatase family protein: MNIVFIRHGSTELNHKHVYAGVIDSEISQKGIEEIKSIKKHLQKIKFHEVYSSPLKRAVQTTKLLAENYKIDSRLSEMNFGIFEGLNYCQIESKYANESKAWAQDVLNYSIPKGESLAEVFNRTKVFIEEVGSKKGDILVVTHGGVIACALSLVFNQYDYFYKFKVMHGTASVISIEDGYMYIKAINCIDNIVDVL, from the coding sequence ATGAATATAGTTTTTATAAGACATGGTAGTACTGAATTAAATCATAAACATGTATACGCAGGTGTAATTGATTCAGAAATATCTCAGAAGGGAATAGAAGAAATAAAGAGTATAAAAAAGCATCTGCAAAAAATAAAATTTCACGAAGTTTACAGCAGCCCTTTAAAAAGAGCTGTTCAAACCACGAAATTACTAGCTGAAAATTATAAAATAGATAGCAGGCTTTCTGAAATGAATTTTGGAATATTTGAAGGGTTAAACTATTGCCAAATAGAAAGCAAATATGCAAATGAAAGCAAGGCATGGGCACAGGATGTACTGAATTACAGCATACCAAAAGGAGAAAGCTTAGCGGAGGTTTTCAATAGAACCAAAGTCTTTATTGAAGAGGTAGGCAGTAAGAAGGGTGATATACTTGTAGTTACTCACGGTGGAGTAATTGCCTGTGCTCTATCTTTGGTTTTTAACCAATATGATTATTTTTATAAATTTAAAGTTATGCATGGGACTGCTTCTGTGATTTCAATAGAGGATGGGTATATGTATATTAAAGCAATAAATTGTATAGATAATATAGTGGATGTTTTGTAA
- a CDS encoding M20 family metallopeptidase — MNIKNIAPKYKDYIIELRRHFHKYPEPSLQEFETSKKIRSELDKLGIPYKVSSSTGTGILATIEGGKEGKTIALRADIDALPIAECNLIDYKSKVSGYMHACGHDGHMASLLGAARILKEIQEELSGTVKLIFQPGEEAGSGAKTLVTEGFLDGVDSVFGIHLIPDIDCGKISIEGGPRMASSDKFKITVKGKSGHGAKPNLAVDALVVASAIVLNLQSIVSREVDPLEPLVVSIGTFTAGTQYNIIADTAVLHGTTRCFNNEIRKNIPHDLKRIIQSTARSYKAEAELEYDFTVPPVINDYTLALIGRHAVEEILSRDAIADKMTFLISEDFSEYLQEVPGVFALVGARNPEKDAIYSLHNDRFNIDEDALQISSSLYAEYAYEYLENSK, encoded by the coding sequence ATGAATATTAAAAATATTGCGCCAAAATACAAGGATTATATAATAGAACTAAGAAGACATTTTCATAAATATCCTGAGCCAAGCTTACAGGAATTTGAAACTTCCAAAAAGATAAGAAGTGAACTTGATAAATTGGGAATACCCTATAAGGTGTCCAGCAGCACTGGTACAGGCATACTAGCAACAATTGAAGGTGGTAAAGAAGGTAAAACTATTGCTCTACGTGCAGATATAGATGCCTTACCTATTGCTGAGTGTAACCTGATAGATTATAAATCAAAAGTTTCAGGATATATGCATGCTTGTGGTCATGATGGTCATATGGCTTCATTGCTTGGAGCTGCACGAATACTAAAAGAAATACAAGAAGAACTGAGCGGTACAGTTAAACTCATATTTCAGCCAGGTGAAGAAGCTGGGAGCGGAGCTAAAACTTTAGTTACTGAAGGCTTTTTAGATGGAGTAGATAGTGTATTTGGGATACATCTAATTCCCGATATAGACTGTGGAAAAATATCCATTGAGGGTGGTCCAAGAATGGCATCCTCAGATAAATTTAAAATAACTGTAAAGGGTAAAAGTGGTCATGGTGCAAAGCCAAATTTGGCCGTAGATGCCTTAGTTGTAGCTTCTGCCATAGTTTTAAATTTACAATCTATTGTAAGTAGAGAAGTAGATCCTCTAGAGCCATTAGTAGTAAGTATAGGTACCTTTACCGCTGGAACTCAATACAATATAATAGCAGATACTGCGGTATTACATGGTACCACTAGATGTTTTAATAATGAAATAAGAAAAAATATTCCTCATGATTTGAAACGAATAATCCAAAGTACAGCAAGGTCTTACAAAGCAGAAGCAGAATTAGAATATGATTTTACTGTTCCTCCAGTAATAAATGATTATACCCTAGCATTAATTGGTAGGCATGCTGTAGAAGAAATATTATCAAGAGATGCTATAGCTGATAAAATGACATTTTTAATATCAGAAGATTTTTCAGAATATCTTCAAGAGGTTCCAGGTGTCTTTGCACTAGTTGGTGCAAGAAATCCTGAAAAAGATGCAATTTATTCTCTGCACAATGATAGATTCAATATAGATGAAGATGCTCTACAGATATCAAGTAGTCTATATGCTGAATATGCTTATGAATATTTAGAAAATTCAAAGTAG
- the cobU gene encoding bifunctional adenosylcobinamide kinase/adenosylcobinamide-phosphate guanylyltransferase encodes MGRIILVTGGARSGKSSFAESIFDGIKEVVYIATAKIYDEEMEQRIERHKKSRPAEWITYEGSYNIERAVKDKKNYILDCITVMSSNIMFDITRDCEIIPLEKQQEVEEKVEGEIIALIDKIKAIDGNLVMVTNEVGYSIVPENHVARVYRDIIGRINQKIARLSTEVYLVTCGIPRRIK; translated from the coding sequence ATGGGGAGAATAATTTTAGTTACTGGTGGAGCTAGAAGTGGAAAAAGCAGTTTTGCAGAATCCATATTTGATGGAATTAAAGAGGTTGTATACATAGCTACAGCAAAAATATATGATGAGGAGATGGAGCAAAGGATAGAAAGGCATAAAAAATCAAGACCGGCAGAGTGGATTACCTATGAAGGCAGCTATAATATTGAAAGGGCAGTCAAAGACAAAAAAAATTATATTTTAGATTGTATTACAGTTATGAGTTCAAACATTATGTTTGATATTACCAGGGACTGTGAGATAATACCGTTAGAAAAACAACAGGAAGTAGAAGAAAAGGTTGAAGGTGAAATAATTGCTCTTATAGATAAAATTAAAGCTATAGACGGTAATCTGGTTATGGTTACAAATGAAGTTGGTTACTCTATAGTACCTGAAAATCATGTAGCAAGAGTTTATAGAGACATAATTGGAAGAATAAATCAGAAAATTGCTAGACTCTCTACAGAAGTCTATCTTGTAACCTGTGGCATACCAAGGAGGATAAAATAA
- a CDS encoding MarR family winged helix-turn-helix transcriptional regulator yields the protein MNDKITSLTKLNGKIYRSTQCYIDKRLEKFKLSTGIYPYLLILNETEGISQNEISRELSVDKAMSARTIKKLIELGYIEKRENKEDIRAYRLFLTDKGREVIPEIIKVIHSWIAILVEGCSEEEMEIGIEFLDKVLLNARKHKEKCKERIDGI from the coding sequence ATGAATGATAAAATAACATCTTTAACCAAATTAAATGGAAAAATATATAGAAGTACTCAATGCTATATAGATAAAAGACTGGAAAAGTTTAAATTGAGCACAGGGATATATCCATATTTACTTATATTAAATGAAACTGAAGGCATAAGCCAAAATGAAATAAGCAGAGAACTGAGCGTGGATAAAGCTATGTCCGCCAGAACTATTAAAAAGCTTATAGAATTAGGATATATTGAGAAAAGGGAAAATAAGGAGGACATAAGAGCTTATAGATTATTTTTAACTGATAAGGGAAGAGAGGTTATTCCGGAGATTATTAAGGTTATACATAGCTGGATAGCTATCTTAGTGGAAGGCTGCAGTGAAGAAGAAATGGAAATAGGAATAGAATTTTTGGATAAGGTATTATTAAATGCCAGAAAACACAAGGAAAAATGTAAAGAAAGGATTGATGGAATTTGA
- the cobS gene encoding adenosylcobinamide-GDP ribazoletransferase, whose product MLKAFILGLQFLTRLPVNIQVDFHKKNLAKTPAFFSIIGMIIGGIAAIVYYLLSFFNKDFAAAGAVLSLIIVTGGLHMDGLSDTCDGFFSSRGRERVLEIMKDSRVGSFGVISIVFDILFKYVLLKSMTIEVAIPALILSCGIGRTMIAMLLSFGRSARPGGMGEIFMSKNSKLFFAITLLILILIGVIISKYAFLAALFVAIIFSLLFMKYSYKIIGGVTGDVYGANCELSEIVALTVFLVLMR is encoded by the coding sequence ATGCTTAAAGCGTTTATACTTGGACTTCAATTTTTAACAAGGCTGCCAGTAAATATACAAGTGGATTTTCATAAGAAAAATCTTGCTAAAACTCCTGCTTTTTTTTCAATAATAGGAATGATAATAGGTGGAATAGCAGCCATAGTATATTATTTATTGAGTTTTTTTAATAAGGACTTTGCAGCAGCTGGGGCAGTTTTAAGTCTGATAATAGTTACTGGAGGACTTCATATGGATGGACTTTCTGATACCTGTGATGGCTTTTTCTCTTCAAGGGGCAGGGAGAGGGTGCTTGAAATCATGAAGGACAGCAGAGTGGGAAGCTTTGGAGTTATTTCCATAGTATTTGATATATTGTTTAAATATGTTTTGTTAAAAAGCATGACTATTGAAGTAGCAATACCAGCGCTCATTCTTTCCTGCGGCATAGGAAGGACTATGATTGCAATGCTGCTTTCCTTTGGGAGGTCTGCAAGGCCGGGTGGTATGGGAGAGATATTTATGAGTAAAAATTCAAAATTATTTTTTGCTATAACACTTTTAATATTGATTCTTATTGGAGTGATTATTAGTAAATACGCTTTTTTAGCAGCATTATTTGTAGCAATCATTTTTTCACTGCTGTTTATGAAGTATTCTTATAAAATAATAGGAGGGGTTACAGGAGATGTGTATGGAGCTAACTGCGAGCTAAGTGAAATAGTGGCTCTTACAGTATTTCTTGTATTGATGAGATGA
- a CDS encoding MFS transporter — MKSESNLNKNRWFILLTVVLNTFMCCLDGSIVNVALPVMAKRLNVNMASIEWVVTSYLIVISAMILIFGRLGDIKGKTKIFRFGIILFTIGSFLCGMTNSLFVLVLARAIQAIGAAATMSTSQGIITHVFPANERGRALGMSGTFVALGTMVGPPIGGFIVSALSWEYIFLINVPIGIITFIFSMKIFPKNTEELSEKLDIKGAALFVIGIVSLFGALVQGQNTGYSQPIIIIGFVVAVVALAAFVIIEKRVKIPLLQLNIFKNKLFSLSIFCGFVSFIALSAVTIILPFYFQDVLKLSPAITGLFMMISPIILSVVAPISGYLSDRIGSEFLTLLGLILMSIGFVFMGSLNENSSLFIAAIFIAIMTVGNGMFQSPNNSLVMSTVAKNKLGIAGSVNALVRNLGMVLGVSLSTLILYNRMSHKIGYRVVNYVEGRNDVFIYGMRYVFIGAAVLCGIGAVITAVRLYSNRENNEEVIEEY; from the coding sequence TTGAAAAGTGAAAGTAATTTAAATAAAAACAGATGGTTTATTTTGCTTACAGTAGTATTAAATACTTTCATGTGTTGTTTAGATGGAAGTATTGTAAATGTAGCTTTACCTGTGATGGCTAAAAGACTTAATGTAAATATGGCATCTATTGAGTGGGTAGTTACAAGCTATCTTATAGTCATATCTGCTATGATTCTCATATTTGGAAGATTGGGTGATATTAAAGGTAAAACTAAGATATTTAGATTTGGAATAATTCTATTTACTATTGGATCTTTTTTATGCGGAATGACAAATTCTCTTTTTGTATTAGTACTAGCAAGGGCTATTCAGGCTATAGGAGCGGCGGCTACTATGTCTACAAGTCAGGGAATTATAACTCATGTATTTCCAGCTAATGAGAGAGGCAGGGCACTAGGTATGTCTGGAACATTTGTAGCTTTGGGAACAATGGTAGGACCACCTATAGGTGGATTTATTGTTTCTGCATTAAGTTGGGAGTACATATTTCTGATAAATGTACCTATAGGTATAATTACTTTTATATTTTCAATGAAAATCTTCCCTAAGAATACAGAGGAATTAAGTGAAAAATTGGATATTAAGGGAGCAGCTCTATTTGTAATAGGTATAGTATCATTATTTGGTGCATTGGTGCAGGGGCAGAATACAGGATATAGTCAACCTATAATAATTATTGGATTTGTTGTGGCAGTAGTAGCTTTAGCAGCTTTTGTAATTATTGAAAAGAGAGTAAAAATACCTTTACTTCAGTTAAATATTTTTAAAAATAAGTTATTTTCTTTGAGCATATTTTGTGGGTTTGTTTCATTTATTGCTCTTAGTGCAGTAACTATTATTTTACCTTTTTATTTCCAGGATGTGCTTAAATTATCACCAGCTATAACTGGATTATTTATGATGATTTCACCAATAATTTTATCTGTGGTTGCCCCTATAAGTGGATATTTATCTGATAGGATAGGTTCAGAATTTCTTACGCTTTTGGGACTTATACTTATGAGCATAGGTTTTGTATTCATGGGTAGTTTAAATGAAAATTCCAGTTTGTTCATTGCAGCTATATTTATAGCTATCATGACTGTAGGAAATGGCATGTTCCAATCACCTAATAATTCCCTGGTTATGTCAACTGTAGCTAAAAACAAGCTGGGAATTGCGGGAAGTGTAAATGCACTGGTTAGAAATTTAGGAATGGTACTAGGCGTTTCGCTGTCTACATTGATTTTATATAATAGGATGAGTCACAAAATAGGATATAGGGTAGTTAATTATGTAGAAGGAAGAAATGATGTATTTATTTATGGTATGAGATATGTATTTATAGGAGCAGCAGTATTATGTGGTATAGGGGCTGTAATAACCGCTGTAAGATTATATTCCAATAGGGAAAATAATGAGGAAGTAATAGAAGAGTATTAA
- the yhbH gene encoding sporulation protein YhbH: MTLFRDHNSTSLGHDRAVEDRRRHRQLVEKSIKDNLGDILSEESIIGQSKDKKIKIPIRGIKEYQFIYGKNVPGVGSGDGSEKRGQVIGKDKSQNGGKGNQGAGNDEGEDIYETEITLEDVMNYIMNDLELPKMDKKKFAEVLTENGTKKAGYQRHGINPRLAKKRTTVEKLKRQQGKKRALREEDIDEEIERFPFKNEDLRYYRIKKTMKRECNAVIICVMDVSGSMDNTKKYLARSFFFILSQFIRTKYSNVEIAFVAHSTVGREVNEFEFFHKVESGGTYISSGLNTALEIIEKRYNPVYWNIYTFYVSDGDNWTEDNNRAVASAKKLCEVCNMFGYSEIMSGYYSTNIKDKLVKEVQNKNFIAVSIKQKNDLWNALKDMLKKEQVG; encoded by the coding sequence ATGACATTATTCAGAGATCATAACTCAACATCACTTGGGCATGATAGGGCAGTAGAAGACAGAAGAAGACATCGTCAGCTTGTTGAAAAGTCCATAAAAGATAATTTAGGAGATATACTATCAGAGGAAAGTATAATAGGTCAGAGTAAGGACAAAAAGATTAAAATACCTATTCGTGGTATAAAAGAATATCAGTTTATCTATGGGAAAAATGTACCTGGTGTTGGCAGTGGCGACGGAAGTGAAAAAAGAGGTCAGGTAATAGGTAAGGATAAATCTCAAAATGGGGGAAAAGGCAATCAGGGCGCTGGTAATGATGAAGGTGAAGATATTTATGAAACGGAGATCACCTTAGAAGATGTAATGAACTATATAATGAATGATTTAGAGTTACCGAAAATGGATAAAAAGAAATTTGCAGAAGTGCTTACAGAAAACGGAACAAAAAAAGCTGGATACCAAAGACATGGAATTAATCCCAGACTTGCAAAAAAGAGAACCACTGTTGAAAAATTGAAAAGACAGCAGGGAAAAAAGAGGGCATTAAGAGAAGAAGATATAGATGAGGAGATAGAGAGATTTCCTTTTAAAAATGAAGATTTAAGATATTACAGGATAAAAAAGACCATGAAAAGAGAATGTAATGCAGTAATCATATGTGTTATGGACGTTTCAGGTTCTATGGATAATACAAAGAAATATTTAGCAAGATCTTTCTTTTTTATTCTATCTCAATTTATAAGAACAAAATATTCTAATGTGGAAATAGCTTTTGTGGCACATTCTACTGTTGGAAGGGAAGTAAATGAGTTTGAATTTTTCCATAAGGTGGAATCCGGTGGGACCTATATATCAAGTGGATTAAATACAGCCCTGGAAATCATTGAAAAAAGATATAACCCAGTTTATTGGAATATATATACATTCTATGTCAGTGATGGGGATAATTGGACGGAAGACAATAATAGAGCAGTAGCATCCGCAAAAAAACTTTGCGAAGTTTGCAATATGTTCGGATATTCAGAAATTATGAGCGGATATTATTCTACTAACATTAAGGATAAACTTGTTAAAGAAGTACAAAATAAGAATTTTATTGCTGTGTCCATAAAACAGAAAAATGATTTATGGAATGCACTTAAAGATATGTTAAAAAAGGAACAAGTGGGGTGA